The proteins below are encoded in one region of Prevotella melaninogenica ATCC 25845:
- a CDS encoding phosphatase PAP2 family protein — MKQFIIDLFKLEKKPVKGLMAYEWVVMAYLVLTLIVIFFMYTTINNPQAMIFGRLRIVALTAAMWVVYRLAPCRATRFLRVGVQLGLLAWWYPDTFEINRHLPNLDHLFAQWEQDLFGCQPALLFSKALPGPIFSELFDMGYAAYYPMIAATAVYYFGWYYKEFNRATFIILSSFFIYYVIFIFVPVTGPTFYYKAIGLQNVTAGIFPNVHDYFNHHQDCLPSPGYTDGIFYHLVESAKEAGERPTAAFPSSHVGVSTICMLLLWHDRNYKLLAILAPFYLLLCCATVYIQAHYLIDAIAGFITAVILFAILLRISRKMITE, encoded by the coding sequence ATGAAACAATTCATCATAGACTTATTTAAATTAGAAAAGAAGCCCGTAAAGGGACTTATGGCATACGAATGGGTGGTAATGGCTTACTTGGTGTTGACACTCATCGTCATCTTCTTTATGTACACCACTATTAACAACCCACAGGCAATGATATTCGGGCGTCTACGCATCGTTGCTTTGACAGCTGCTATGTGGGTGGTTTATCGCTTAGCTCCCTGTAGAGCGACTCGTTTCCTACGTGTTGGCGTACAGTTAGGACTGCTTGCATGGTGGTATCCTGACACCTTTGAAATCAATAGACACCTGCCCAACCTCGACCATCTCTTTGCGCAATGGGAGCAAGACCTCTTTGGTTGTCAGCCAGCATTGCTCTTTTCAAAGGCTTTGCCAGGTCCTATCTTCAGCGAGTTGTTCGACATGGGCTATGCTGCCTACTATCCAATGATAGCCGCAACGGCTGTTTATTACTTCGGCTGGTACTATAAGGAGTTTAATAGAGCTACCTTTATCATCCTCTCTTCCTTCTTTATTTATTACGTCATCTTCATCTTCGTGCCTGTAACAGGACCTACCTTCTATTATAAGGCGATTGGTTTACAGAACGTGACAGCGGGTATCTTCCCTAATGTTCACGACTATTTCAACCATCATCAGGACTGTTTACCAAGCCCAGGATATACTGATGGCATCTTCTATCACCTTGTTGAGAGTGCGAAGGAAGCTGGCGAACGTCCTACTGCAGCCTTCCCAAGCTCACACGTTGGCGTCAGTACTATCTGTATGTTACTCCTTTGGCACGATCGCAACTATAAACTTTTAGCTATCCTTGCACCTTTCTATCTTCTGCTTTGCTGTGCCACAGTTTATATTCAAGCGCATTACCTCATTGACGCCATCGCTGGTTTCATCACTGCAGTTATCCTCTTCGCCATCCTCCTACGCATATCACGTAAGATGATAACGGAGTAA